CGCGTAGACGGTTATGACGCCATCCTCTCTCTGGCCTGCGGCGTCGGCATCCAGTTCACGGCGGAAAAATACCAGAACACCCCTGTTTTCCCGGGCGTCAACACCTGTTTTCTCGGAGCCACCGAAGAACGGGGCGTGTGGGGAGAGCGCTGCCAGGCCTGCGGGCAGTGCGTTCTGGCCCTGACCGGCGGCATCTGCCCCGTGTCCAGATGCGCCAAACGCCTGTTCAACGGGCCCTGCGGCGGATCCAGCAAGGGCAAGTGCGAAATCAGCAAAGACGTCCCCTGCGCCTGGCAGCTGATTATCGACCGCCTGAAAGCGCTCAACAGGCTGGAAGACTACGAGAAACTATTTTCCATCAAAGACTGGTCCACCGATCGCGCCGGTGGCCCCAGAAAAGTCATCAGGGAGGACCTACAGGGATGAATATAAAGACACCGAGCAGACTGGAAAAGATTATGGCCTCAGGTCAACTGGCCGTCACCTCCGAATGCGGCCCTCCCCGGGGAAGCG
This genomic window from Thermodesulfobacteriota bacterium contains:
- a CDS encoding methylenetetrahydrofolate reductase C-terminal domain-containing protein; amino-acid sequence: MIVASKKPIEEIIGYVSGSPRILVLGCNECVTVCEAGGKKEVEILASTLRMYFQKESAQVTINEITLERQCDHEYLEEIRDRVDGYDAILSLACGVGIQFTAEKYQNTPVFPGVNTCFLGATEERGVWGERCQACGQCVLALTGGICPVSRCAKRLFNGPCGGSSKGKCEISKDVPCAWQLIIDRLKALNRLEDYEKLFSIKDWSTDRAGGPRKVIREDLQG